In Centroberyx gerrardi isolate f3 chromosome 20, fCenGer3.hap1.cur.20231027, whole genome shotgun sequence, a genomic segment contains:
- the fshr gene encoding follicle-stimulating hormone receptor, which produces MMMMMMVMMWVMVMMKIVPDTAALVPGAEVKVESCSANRSSYHCLGSRVTEMPSDIPSNTKYLDVKQTQLRAIPQGALTSLQQLKKLVILQNAMLKNIGAFAFANLPELTEIIISENGVLESIGAFAFSNLTELTDITITKSKDLGGIHPDAFRGLVKLQYLIISNTGLTMFPDFTQIHSAALGFLFDLHENSHIKRVPANAFRGLCTQTIKEIRLTRNGIEEVASDAFNGTKMHRLFLTGNQQLTHISPNAFTGSSGLVVLDVSHTALSCLPESILGGLQRLIAESAFHLRELPPLQLFTKLHKANLTYPSHCCAFHDIHRNRSRWSSLCSRPGAQNSLHFYRDHCSNSTSITCSPIPNAFNPCEDIMATVPLRVLIWIISILALLGNTAVLLVLLGSRAKLTVPRFLMCHLAFADLCMGIYLVVIATVDMLTRGQYYNHAIDWQTGLGCSAAGFFTVFASELSVFTLTAITLERWHTITHALRLDRKLRLRHACIVMAAGWVFSSLAALLPTVGVSSYSKVSICLPMDVESLLSQVYLVSLLLLNVLAFICVCGCYLSIYLTVRNPSSAPAHADMHVAQRMAVLIFTDFLCMAPISFFAISAALKLPLITVSHAKLLLVLFYPINSCSNPFLYAFFTRTFRQDFFLLTARFGLFKTRAQIYRTESSSCQQPTWTSPKSIHGTLYSLASISH; this is translated from the exons atgatgatgatgatgatggtgatgatgtgggtgatggtgatgatgaagattgTGCCGGACACAGCAGCCTTGGTGCCTGGAGCTGAGGTGAAGGTTGAGTCCTGTTCGGCCAACAGAAGCTCCTACCACTGTCTGGGCAGCAGGGTCACAGAAATGCCCTCCGACATCCCCAGCAACACCAAGTAcct GGATGTGAAACAGACACAGCTCAGAGCGATTCCCCAGGGTGCCCTAACCAGCCTGCAGCAACTCAAGaaact TGTCATATTACAGAACGCCATGTTGAAGAATATCGGTGCGTTTGCCTTCGCCAACCTCCCCGAGCTCACTGAGAT tatCATCTCAGAGAACGGTGTGTTGGAGAGCATCGGGGCTTTTGCCTTCTCCAACCTCACTGAGCTCACTGACAT AACCATAACCAAGTCAAAAGACCTGGGAGGCATCCATCCAGATGCGTTCAGGGGCCTTGTGAAGCTGCAGTACCT GATCATCTCCAACACTGGACTGACGATGTTTCCAGACTTCACCCAGATCCACTCTGCTGCCCTCGGCTTCCTGTT TGACCTGCACGAGAACAGCCACATAAAGAGAGTCCCAGCCAATGCCTTCAGAGGCCTCTGCACTCAAACTATCAAGGAGAT ACGGCTGACCAGAAATGGCATCGAGGAGGTGGCAAGTGACGCCTTCAACGGCACCAAGATGCACAGACT GTTCTTGACAGGCAACCAGCAGCTTACTCACATCAGTCCTAACGCCTTCACGGGTTCCAGTGGGCTGGTAGTGCT GGACGTCTCTCACACAGCGCTGAGCTGCCTGCCGGAGTCCATCCTGGGCGGACTGCAGAGGCTGATTGCAGAGTCTGCCTTCCATCTGAGAGAGCTTCCTCCTCTGCAGCTATTCACCAAGCTCCACAAGGCCAACCTCACCTACCCCTCACACTGCTGCGCCTTCCACGACATACACAGGAACAG GTCCAGGTGGAGCTCCCTGTGCTCCCGCCCCGGCGCTCAGAACAGCCTTCACTTCTACAGGGACCACTGCTCTAACTCCACCTCCATCACCTGCAGCCCCATCCCCAACGCCTTTAACCCCTGTGAGGACATCATGGCCACCGTCCCCCTTCGGGTCCTCATCTGGATCATCTCTATCCTCGCACTGCTGGGGAACACGGCGGTGCTTCTGGTCTTGTTAG GCAGCCGAGCCAAGCTGACAGTTCCTCGTTTCCTCATGTGCCACTTGGCATTCGCCGACCTCTGCATGGGCATCTACCTGGTAGTCATAGCAACTGTAGACATGCTGACTCGTGGCCAGTACTACAACCATGCCATCGACTGGCAGACAGGCCTGGGCTGCAGTGCTGCGGGCTTCttcacg GTGTTTGCCAGTGAGCTGTCAGTGTTTACGTTAACAGCCATCACCCTGGAGCGCTGGCACACCATCACACACGCTCTGCGCCTCGACCGCAAGCTCCGCCTACGACACGCCTGTATCGTCATGGCGGCAGGCTGGGTCTTCTCCTCCCTGGCTGCTTTGCTGCCCACAGTGGGGGTCAGCAGCTACAGCAAG GTGAGTATCTGCCTGCCCATGGACGTGGAGTCTCTCCTGTCTCAGGTCTATCtggtgtctctcctcctcctcaacgtGCTGGCCTTCATCTGCGTGTGCGGCTGTTACCTCAGCATCTACCTGACCGTCCGCAACCCCTCGTCGGCCCCGGCCCACGCCGACATGCACGTGGCCCAGCGCATGGCCGTGCTCATCTTCACCGACTTCCTCTGCATGGCTCCCATCTCCTTCTTCGCCATCTCGGCTGCCCTCAAGCTCCCTCTCATCACCGTCTCCCACGCCAAGCTCCTGCTGGTGCTCTTCTACCCCATCAACTCCTGCTCCAACCCCTTCCTGTACGCCTTCTTCACGCGCACCTTCCGCCAGGACTTCTTTCTCCTCACGGCGCGCTTCGGCCTGTTTAAGACCCGGGCGCAGATTTACCGGACCGAGAGTTCCTCCTGCCAGCAGCCCACATGGACCTCCCCTAAGAGCATCCATGGAACGCTGTACTCCTTGGCTAGTATCAgccactga